A portion of the Deltaproteobacteria bacterium genome contains these proteins:
- a CDS encoding metallophosphoesterase, protein MQRLLAVVVLGGLMGCGVGAVDGLDGTGEASEDVASSCSDYASPDQSGSCHCPSGGPCTANGCDSGKWCHLTTNRCVNAPSGCSAGGSSGSTGSTGSSGGTSGGGSAGSVGPSGGTVSLLHFGLTGDTRPPSCNDTSGYPSAIINGIADQFKAQKAQFALDLGDHMFVCDYTLATAQAQMQLYQAAQARYPGTWYMTMGNHECSHSPCLKGSQNANYVAFMDALAPIASLPYYSFDVKTEKGLATFVIVADNAWDSTQASWLESTLSTADTKATYTIVARHHPQDDTSVPTNADSLQIIRKHKLSLLLTGHSHQYEHQSADGARDLVLGTGGAPLVASGSGAFNGYALVDQLSSGELQVSVYDVGGTLHDRWSVSPNP, encoded by the coding sequence ATGCAGAGGCTGCTCGCGGTGGTGGTGCTCGGTGGGCTCATGGGCTGCGGTGTGGGAGCGGTCGACGGCCTGGACGGCACCGGTGAAGCCTCCGAGGACGTGGCGAGCAGCTGCAGCGACTACGCCTCGCCCGACCAGAGCGGCTCCTGTCACTGCCCCAGCGGCGGCCCCTGCACGGCCAACGGCTGCGACTCGGGCAAGTGGTGCCACCTCACCACCAACCGCTGCGTGAACGCGCCCTCGGGCTGCAGCGCGGGCGGGAGCAGCGGCAGCACGGGGAGCACCGGCAGCAGCGGCGGGACGTCGGGCGGCGGCTCGGCGGGCTCCGTCGGTCCCTCGGGGGGCACGGTGAGCCTGCTGCACTTCGGCCTCACCGGCGACACCCGGCCGCCGAGCTGCAACGACACGTCGGGATATCCGAGCGCGATCATCAACGGCATCGCCGACCAGTTCAAAGCGCAGAAGGCGCAGTTCGCGCTCGACCTGGGCGATCACATGTTCGTGTGCGACTACACCCTCGCCACGGCCCAGGCGCAGATGCAGCTCTACCAGGCCGCGCAGGCGCGCTACCCGGGCACCTGGTACATGACCATGGGCAACCACGAGTGCTCGCACTCGCCCTGCCTGAAGGGCTCGCAGAACGCGAACTACGTGGCCTTCATGGACGCGCTCGCGCCCATCGCCTCGCTGCCCTACTACAGCTTCGACGTGAAGACGGAGAAGGGCCTGGCCACGTTCGTCATCGTCGCGGACAACGCCTGGGACAGCACCCAGGCGAGCTGGCTGGAGTCGACGCTGTCGACGGCGGACACCAAGGCCACCTACACCATCGTCGCCCGCCACCACCCCCAGGACGACACCTCGGTGCCCACCAACGCCGACAGCCTGCAGATCATCCGCAAGCACAAGCTCTCGCTGCTGCTCACCGGGCACAGCCACCAGTACGAGCACCAGTCGGCCGACGGCGCCCGCGACCTGGTGCTCGGCACCGGCGGCGCGCCCCTGGTGGCCAGCGGCTCCGGCGCGTTCAACGGCTACGCGCTCGTGGACCAGCTCTCGAGCGGCGAGCTCCAGGTCAGCGTGTACGACGTGGGCGGCACCCTCCACGACCGTTGGAGCGTCTCGCCCAACCCATAG
- a CDS encoding OmpA family protein, with protein sequence MIGKLSRIALALAVSCVAAQARAQTTSQGFALDQFDPAPRGSDFFQADSLDFRGDMRLAVGLTAELGYKPLVVYDLSGNEKADVVKMQLFAHAGASLVMMDRLRFNLSIPVAIAQSGDATTVNDVALQAASSAALGDPRIGADVRLLGVYGDPVTLALGADVYIPIGSTAQWAGDGKVRLQPHAIVSGQAMGLVEYSAEVGFTYRALNQPIAGSQVGSTLNFGAALGYRPMPELIIGPEVYGNTVTSNFFQKVTTPVEVIVGAHYQLGDYKLGAGFGPGLTRGVGTPEFRGLLSFDYAPQFKEPVKDRDADGVPDEQDACPDQAGIKTDNPATNGCPDRDKDGIPDVVDACPDQPGPKTANLATNGCPPPPPDRDKDGIPDEKDACPDVAGVPSNDPKKNGCPRDIDGDGIPDTEDACPDIPGIKTNDPKTNGCPGDRDGDGIRDDQDACPDQPGIPELKGCPDVDTDKDGVPDRFDNCPKEPGPKENGGCPVKQKQLVVITREKLEIKDKIYFDTDKSTIQKKSFKLLDQIASVIKSHPAITKVRIEGHTDNVGKAEHNRKLSQDRANSVRDYLVKHGVEANRLESQGFGPDRPIDTNKTAKGRANNRRVEFVIVQPEAPAGTPAPPEATPAVPKQK encoded by the coding sequence ATGATCGGCAAGCTGTCGCGCATTGCCTTGGCGCTCGCGGTGTCGTGCGTCGCGGCGCAGGCCCGCGCCCAGACCACCTCCCAGGGCTTCGCGCTCGACCAGTTCGATCCCGCACCCCGCGGCTCCGACTTCTTCCAGGCCGACAGCCTCGACTTCCGCGGCGACATGCGCCTCGCCGTCGGCCTCACCGCCGAGCTCGGCTACAAGCCGCTCGTCGTCTACGACCTCTCCGGCAACGAGAAGGCCGACGTGGTGAAGATGCAGCTCTTCGCCCACGCCGGCGCGTCGCTGGTGATGATGGACCGGCTGCGCTTCAACCTCAGCATCCCCGTGGCCATCGCCCAGAGCGGCGACGCCACCACCGTGAACGACGTGGCCTTGCAGGCCGCCTCCAGTGCCGCGCTCGGCGATCCGCGCATTGGCGCCGACGTGCGCCTGCTCGGCGTCTACGGCGATCCCGTCACCCTCGCGCTCGGCGCCGACGTCTACATTCCCATCGGCAGCACCGCGCAGTGGGCCGGCGACGGCAAGGTGCGCCTGCAGCCGCACGCCATCGTGTCCGGCCAGGCCATGGGCCTCGTGGAGTACTCCGCCGAGGTGGGCTTCACCTACCGCGCGCTCAACCAGCCCATCGCCGGCTCGCAGGTGGGCTCCACGCTGAACTTCGGCGCGGCCCTCGGCTACCGGCCCATGCCCGAGCTCATCATCGGGCCCGAGGTCTACGGCAACACCGTCACCTCCAACTTCTTCCAGAAGGTGACCACGCCCGTGGAGGTCATCGTGGGCGCGCACTACCAGCTCGGCGACTACAAGCTCGGCGCCGGCTTCGGCCCGGGCCTCACCCGTGGCGTGGGCACGCCCGAGTTCCGCGGGCTGCTCTCGTTCGACTACGCGCCGCAGTTCAAGGAGCCGGTGAAGGATCGGGACGCCGACGGCGTGCCGGATGAGCAGGACGCGTGTCCGGACCAGGCGGGCATCAAGACCGACAACCCCGCCACCAACGGCTGCCCCGACCGCGACAAGGACGGCATCCCCGACGTGGTCGACGCCTGCCCCGACCAGCCCGGCCCGAAGACGGCGAACCTGGCCACCAACGGCTGCCCGCCGCCGCCGCCCGACCGCGACAAGGACGGCATCCCGGACGAGAAGGACGCCTGCCCGGACGTGGCCGGCGTGCCCAGCAACGACCCCAAGAAGAACGGCTGCCCGCGCGACATCGACGGCGACGGCATCCCGGACACGGAAGACGCGTGCCCCGACATCCCGGGCATCAAGACCAACGATCCCAAGACCAACGGCTGCCCGGGTGACCGCGACGGCGACGGCATCCGCGACGACCAGGACGCCTGCCCCGACCAGCCCGGCATCCCCGAGCTCAAGGGCTGCCCCGACGTCGACACCGACAAGGACGGCGTGCCCGACCGCTTCGACAACTGCCCCAAGGAGCCCGGCCCGAAGGAGAACGGCGGCTGCCCGGTGAAGCAGAAGCAGCTGGTGGTGATTACGCGCGAGAAGCTCGAGATCAAAGACAAGATCTACTTCGACACCGACAAGTCCACGATCCAGAAGAAGAGCTTCAAGCTGCTCGACCAGATCGCCTCCGTGATCAAGAGCCACCCGGCGATCACCAAGGTCCGCATCGAGGGCCACACGGACAACGTGGGCAAGGCGGAGCACAACCGCAAGCTCAGCCAGGACCGCGCCAACAGCGTGCGCGACTACCTGGTGAAGCATGGCGTGGAGGCGAATCGGCTCGAGTCCCAGGGCTTCGGTCCGGATCGGCCCATCGACACCAACAAGACCGCCAAGGGCCGCGCCAACAACCGCCGCGTGGAGTTCGTGATCGTGCAGCCCGAGGCGCCCGCGGGCACGCCCGCGCCGCCCGAGGCCACGCCGGCGGTGCCCAAGCAGAAGTAG
- the mtnP gene encoding S-methyl-5'-thioadenosine phosphorylase encodes MSKPFVGIIGGSGLGQALGALGSGETHDVDTPFGKPSQPIVVTEVEGVRIALLARHGQGHRHSPTFVPYRANIFAMKKLGVTHVLASAASGSLKEEIAPRDLVVVDQAIDKTFRRPNTFFDELAVHTELASPFCPTLRGLMLAAAPKVKAKVHTQGTYVCMEGPGFSTRAESELHRSWGAELIGMTLLPEAKLAREAELCYAAVGLATDYDCWRPPEHEVDKLKLLEEIIGNLKSATANALELLRATLPAVGQLQPGTCACASALAQAIWTDKNAISPEVKSKLAPIIGKYVG; translated from the coding sequence ATGAGCAAGCCGTTCGTGGGGATCATTGGTGGCAGTGGCCTGGGCCAGGCGCTCGGCGCCCTCGGCTCGGGCGAGACCCACGACGTCGACACGCCCTTTGGCAAGCCCTCGCAGCCCATCGTCGTCACCGAGGTGGAGGGCGTGCGCATCGCGCTCCTCGCGCGCCACGGCCAGGGCCATCGCCACAGCCCCACGTTCGTGCCCTACCGCGCCAATATCTTCGCGATGAAGAAGCTCGGCGTGACCCACGTGCTCGCCAGCGCCGCGTCGGGCTCGCTGAAAGAGGAGATCGCCCCGCGCGATCTCGTCGTGGTGGATCAGGCCATCGACAAGACCTTCCGCCGGCCGAACACCTTCTTCGACGAGCTCGCCGTCCACACCGAGCTCGCCTCGCCATTCTGCCCCACGCTGCGCGGGCTGATGCTCGCCGCCGCCCCGAAGGTGAAGGCAAAGGTTCACACCCAGGGCACGTACGTGTGCATGGAGGGTCCGGGCTTCTCCACGCGCGCAGAGAGCGAGCTGCACCGCAGCTGGGGCGCGGAGCTCATCGGCATGACGCTCCTGCCGGAGGCCAAGCTCGCCCGCGAGGCCGAGCTCTGCTACGCGGCCGTGGGCCTGGCCACCGACTACGACTGCTGGCGCCCGCCGGAGCACGAGGTCGACAAGCTCAAGCTGCTCGAGGAGATCATCGGCAACTTGAAGTCCGCGACCGCGAACGCGCTCGAGCTCCTGCGCGCCACGCTGCCCGCTGTCGGCCAGCTGCAGCCTGGCACGTGCGCCTGCGCGAGCGCCCTCGCCCAGGCGATCTGGACGGACAAGAACGCCATTTCACCCGAAGTGAAGTCCAAGCTCGCGCCCATCATCGGCAAGTACGTGGGCTAG
- a CDS encoding SPFH domain-containing protein, whose translation MGMMTVISTLDERGHEVMGPDTMIYHFPSATIVSGSLLTVESNHFCVLKSRGAILNVYETGQYPITTGDKPLVGSFVQGFFGGQSPWQYEALYVNRAKLVVRAAGLALSKEMAEMRYDVDYYVHVSTRDGALKLVQHMPYAGHKLTTEQLNNYAGPVVEQAINQIVQVTPLEQVNEKIHELTQLVREHLAEFLDGYGITLDTVKVLVRPSDERMRGLIALKAFGLSELDAVRYYSALVMAERGVVTAPNMAIGAPFNVGGNAQTTIPSIELTAATATRNG comes from the coding sequence ATGGGAATGATGACCGTCATCTCCACGCTCGACGAGCGTGGCCATGAAGTGATGGGCCCGGACACGATGATCTACCACTTCCCGTCGGCGACCATCGTCAGCGGGTCGCTGCTCACGGTGGAGAGCAACCACTTCTGCGTGCTCAAGTCGCGCGGCGCCATCCTGAACGTCTACGAGACCGGCCAGTACCCCATCACCACCGGCGACAAGCCCCTCGTCGGCTCGTTCGTGCAGGGCTTCTTCGGCGGCCAGAGCCCCTGGCAGTACGAGGCCCTCTACGTGAACCGCGCCAAGCTGGTGGTGCGCGCGGCCGGGCTCGCGCTGTCGAAGGAGATGGCGGAGATGCGCTACGACGTCGACTACTACGTCCACGTCTCCACCCGCGACGGCGCGCTCAAGCTGGTGCAGCACATGCCCTACGCCGGGCACAAGCTGACCACCGAGCAGCTCAACAACTACGCGGGCCCGGTGGTGGAACAGGCCATCAACCAAATTGTTCAGGTGACGCCGCTGGAGCAGGTGAACGAGAAGATCCACGAGCTCACCCAGCTGGTGCGCGAGCACCTCGCCGAGTTCCTCGACGGCTACGGCATCACCCTGGACACGGTGAAGGTCCTGGTCCGCCCCAGCGACGAGCGCATGCGCGGGCTGATCGCGCTCAAGGCCTTTGGGCTCAGCGAGCTGGACGCCGTCCGCTACTACTCGGCGCTGGTGATGGCCGAGCGCGGGGTGGTCACCGCGCCCAACATGGCCATCGGCGCGCCGTTCAACGTGGGCGGCAACGCGCAGACCACGATTCCGTCGATCGAGCTCACGGCGGCCACGGCGACGCGCAACGGCTAG
- a CDS encoding pre-peptidase C-terminal domain-containing protein, translating into MSRTFLRSSLIALVGLALTACGEGRVSNPVDDAVDNRPQEIQSIPIFPHISRCPATGVPGQMHCMATIRTDASGNITPNATPQGFGPSDLQAAYNIPANAGSGMTIAIVDAQDDPTAEQDLATYRSQFGLPACTTANGCFKKVNENGAASPLPSADQGWAGEIALDLDMVSAACPNCKILLVEANQASDADLGKAVNTAVSMGAVAVSNSYGGSESSGDTSSNSYYNHPGVIITASAGDNGYGVEYPAASPYVTAVGGTTLARSTSNSRGWVESAWGSSSNSNGGTGSGCSSYESKPSWQTASTSCSKRAVADISAVADPNSGVAVYDGYGSGGWQVYGGTSAASPLVAAILALSGHQSDSLGFAYSHTSDFNDVTSGLNGNCGTLLCKSGSGWDGPTGIGTPNATAMLNGGSSSSSSSSSSSSTGSTTGSTSSGSTTGSGSTTGSGSTSGSTTTSGSTSGTSGSNALQNGVAVTGLSGAKSSKTYFTVTVPSGATNLNIAISGGTGDADLYVRFGSNPTTSTYDCRPYINGNGENCSFATTQAGTYDVMINGYAAYTGLSIEATWTAGSGSTTGGGSTSGGSTGGSSTGGSTGGGNALQDGVPVTGLSGAKSSKTYYTVTIPSGVSSLNVAISGGTGDADLYVRAGANPTTSTYDCRPYINGNGENCTFNSPAAGTYYIMINGYAAYTGLSLEADY; encoded by the coding sequence ATGTCCCGCACGTTCCTCCGCAGCAGCCTCATCGCTCTCGTAGGCCTGGCCCTCACCGCATGCGGCGAAGGGCGCGTCTCCAATCCGGTCGATGACGCCGTCGACAACCGGCCCCAGGAGATTCAGTCGATCCCCATCTTCCCGCACATCTCGCGCTGCCCGGCCACGGGCGTGCCCGGCCAGATGCACTGCATGGCCACCATTCGCACCGACGCTTCCGGCAACATCACGCCCAACGCCACGCCCCAAGGCTTCGGTCCGTCCGACCTGCAGGCGGCCTACAACATCCCCGCCAACGCCGGCTCGGGCATGACCATCGCGATCGTCGACGCCCAGGACGATCCGACCGCCGAGCAGGACCTTGCGACCTACCGCTCGCAGTTCGGTTTGCCCGCGTGCACCACCGCGAACGGTTGCTTCAAGAAGGTGAACGAGAACGGCGCCGCCAGCCCGCTGCCCTCGGCCGACCAGGGCTGGGCCGGTGAGATCGCGCTGGACCTGGACATGGTCAGCGCCGCCTGCCCGAACTGCAAGATCCTCCTCGTGGAGGCCAACCAGGCCAGCGACGCCGACCTGGGCAAGGCCGTCAACACCGCGGTGAGCATGGGCGCGGTGGCGGTGAGCAACAGCTACGGCGGCTCGGAGTCGTCGGGCGACACCTCGTCGAACAGCTACTACAACCACCCCGGGGTGATCATCACCGCCAGCGCCGGCGACAACGGCTACGGCGTGGAGTACCCCGCGGCCTCGCCCTACGTGACCGCGGTGGGCGGCACCACCCTGGCCCGCTCCACCAGCAACAGCCGCGGCTGGGTGGAGAGCGCCTGGGGCTCCTCCAGCAACTCCAACGGCGGCACCGGCTCGGGCTGCAGCAGCTACGAGTCGAAGCCCTCCTGGCAGACGGCGAGCACCAGCTGCAGCAAGCGCGCGGTGGCCGACATCTCGGCCGTGGCCGACCCGAACTCGGGCGTGGCCGTGTACGACGGCTACGGCTCGGGCGGCTGGCAGGTCTACGGCGGCACCAGCGCGGCCAGCCCGCTCGTCGCCGCGATCCTCGCGCTCTCCGGCCACCAGTCGGACTCGCTGGGCTTCGCCTACTCGCACACCTCGGACTTCAACGACGTCACCAGCGGCCTCAACGGCAACTGCGGCACCCTGCTCTGCAAGAGCGGCTCGGGCTGGGATGGCCCCACCGGCATCGGCACCCCGAACGCCACCGCGATGCTGAACGGCGGCTCCTCGAGCTCGTCGTCGTCGAGCAGCAGCAGCTCGACGGGCAGCACGACCGGCAGCACCAGCTCGGGCTCCACCACGGGCTCCGGCTCGACCACGGGCTCGGGCTCGACCAGCGGCTCGACCACCACGTCCGGCTCGACCTCTGGCACCAGCGGCTCGAACGCGCTGCAGAACGGCGTGGCGGTGACCGGCCTCTCCGGCGCCAAGAGCAGCAAGACCTACTTCACGGTCACGGTGCCCTCCGGCGCGACCAACCTCAACATCGCCATCTCCGGCGGCACCGGCGACGCGGACCTTTACGTGCGCTTCGGCTCGAACCCCACCACGTCGACCTATGACTGCCGCCCGTACATCAACGGCAACGGCGAGAACTGCAGCTTCGCCACCACCCAGGCCGGCACCTACGACGTGATGATCAACGGCTACGCCGCCTACACCGGCCTCTCCATCGAGGCCACCTGGACGGCGGGCTCGGGCTCGACCACGGGCGGCGGCTCCACCAGCGGCGGCTCGACCGGCGGCTCCTCGACGGGCGGCAGCACCGGGGGCGGCAACGCGCTCCAGGACGGCGTTCCCGTGACCGGCCTCTCCGGCGCCAAGAGCAGCAAGACCTACTACACCGTGACCATCCCCTCGGGCGTGAGCAGCCTGAACGTGGCCATCAGCGGGGGCACGGGCGATGCCGACCTGTACGTCCGCGCGGGGGCCAACCCGACGACGTCCACGTACGACTGCCGCCCCTACATCAACGGCAACGGAGAGAACTGCACCTTCAACTCCCCGGCGGCGGGCACGTACTACATCATGATCAACGGGTACGCGGCCTACACCGGCCTCTCGCTCGAAGCCGACTACTGA
- a CDS encoding sulfite exporter TauE/SafE family protein, which translates to MSDLFREAVLFLAAFSAGAINSVAGGGTLVTFPALLAAGLSPVMANATSTVSMVPSSLGSLGGYRKHLSGSTRLAIALAVPSLLGGALGAFLLIRAGDVTFGRIVPYLVFGATGLFMAQGWLRKRSQRADDVEPTRGPRELLALAGWQFLVAIYGGFFGAGMGILMLAALGFLGLRDIHRMNGLKNLAAIAINGVASVIFVVQDKVRWPLALLMAAGGIAGGYGGAGLAQRLGQQRVRTLVTIIGLSMGVYLLVR; encoded by the coding sequence ATGAGCGATTTGTTCCGCGAGGCCGTCCTTTTTCTGGCCGCGTTTTCAGCGGGGGCGATCAATTCGGTCGCCGGCGGTGGCACGCTCGTCACCTTTCCCGCGCTGCTGGCCGCGGGGCTCTCGCCGGTGATGGCCAACGCGACGAGCACCGTGTCCATGGTGCCGAGCTCGCTGGGCTCACTCGGCGGCTATCGCAAGCACCTCAGCGGCTCGACGCGGTTGGCGATCGCGCTGGCCGTCCCGAGCCTGCTCGGGGGTGCCCTGGGCGCGTTCCTGCTCATCCGCGCGGGGGACGTCACCTTCGGGCGGATCGTGCCGTATCTGGTCTTCGGCGCGACGGGCCTGTTCATGGCGCAAGGCTGGCTGCGCAAGCGCTCACAACGTGCCGACGACGTGGAGCCGACGCGTGGCCCGCGAGAGCTGCTGGCGCTCGCGGGCTGGCAGTTCCTGGTGGCGATCTACGGCGGGTTCTTCGGCGCGGGCATGGGCATCCTGATGCTCGCGGCGCTGGGCTTTCTCGGCCTGCGCGACATCCACCGCATGAACGGGCTCAAGAACCTCGCCGCCATCGCCATCAACGGCGTGGCCTCGGTGATCTTCGTGGTGCAGGACAAGGTCCGCTGGCCGCTGGCGTTGCTCATGGCCGCGGGCGGAATTGCGGGCGGCTACGGCGGCGCAGGCCTGGCGCAGCGGCTCGGCCAGCAGCGCGTGCGCACCCTGGTGACGATCATCGGGCTCTCGATGGGCGTGTACCTGCTGGTGCGCTAG
- a CDS encoding DUF2130 domain-containing protein, which yields MSEPTVTCPKCQSEIPLSKTLAEPLVAAERARFEAEAKALRHKLEHREEELQAELAKKLADEKKKLIAKAQQDALRESAETLDSLEKELESEREKVKRANAKELELLRKATELEDAKRDLELQKQRELNEERAKIREAAQKDEAERHRLKDVEREKMIADMKTQIAELQRKAEQGSQQLQGEVQELNLESTLRTTFALDVVEPVPKGQHGGDCLQRVVGPGRGIVGGLLWESKRTKAWSDGWLAKLRDDQRAAKAELAILVTATLPKSIERFGMIDGIWVTDWASAMPLASALRQQLIELARARQASEGQQTKMELVYDYLCGPQFRQRVQGIAEAFITMRADLDAERRLFEKHWAKREKQLERMLKNTAGLYGDLQGIADQGLPEIEELEMKPLALVSDGVAG from the coding sequence ATGAGCGAGCCCACCGTCACCTGCCCCAAGTGCCAGAGCGAGATCCCGCTCAGCAAGACGCTGGCCGAGCCGCTCGTCGCGGCCGAGCGCGCGCGCTTCGAGGCCGAGGCCAAGGCGCTGCGCCACAAGCTCGAGCACCGCGAGGAGGAGCTGCAGGCGGAGCTCGCCAAAAAGCTCGCGGACGAGAAGAAGAAGCTCATCGCCAAGGCCCAGCAGGACGCGCTGCGCGAGAGCGCGGAGACGCTCGACTCGCTGGAGAAGGAGCTCGAGAGCGAGCGCGAGAAGGTGAAGCGCGCCAACGCCAAGGAGCTGGAGCTCCTGCGCAAGGCCACCGAGCTCGAGGACGCCAAGCGCGACCTGGAGCTGCAGAAGCAGCGCGAGCTGAACGAGGAGCGCGCCAAGATCCGCGAGGCCGCGCAGAAGGACGAGGCCGAGCGCCACCGGCTGAAGGACGTCGAGCGCGAGAAGATGATCGCCGACATGAAGACGCAGATCGCCGAGCTGCAGCGCAAGGCCGAGCAGGGCAGCCAGCAGCTCCAGGGCGAGGTGCAGGAGCTCAACCTCGAGTCCACGCTGCGCACCACGTTCGCGCTGGATGTGGTGGAGCCGGTTCCCAAGGGCCAGCACGGCGGCGACTGCCTGCAGCGCGTGGTGGGGCCGGGGCGGGGCATCGTGGGCGGGCTGCTCTGGGAGTCGAAGCGCACCAAGGCCTGGAGCGACGGCTGGCTGGCCAAGCTCCGCGACGACCAGCGCGCGGCCAAGGCCGAGCTGGCCATCCTGGTGACGGCCACGCTGCCCAAGTCCATCGAGCGCTTCGGCATGATCGACGGCATCTGGGTGACGGATTGGGCGTCGGCCATGCCGCTGGCGTCGGCGCTGCGGCAGCAGCTCATCGAGCTCGCGCGCGCGCGCCAGGCGAGCGAGGGGCAGCAGACCAAGATGGAGCTGGTCTACGACTACCTCTGTGGTCCGCAGTTCCGGCAGCGGGTGCAGGGCATCGCCGAGGCGTTTATCACCATGCGCGCCGACCTCGACGCCGAGCGGCGGCTGTTCGAGAAGCACTGGGCCAAGCGCGAGAAGCAGCTCGAGCGCATGCTCAAGAACACCGCCGGCCTCTACGGAGACCTGCAGGGCATCGCCGACCAGGGGCTGCCGGAGATCGAAGAGCTGGAGATGAAGCCGCTGGCGCTCGTGAGCGACGGCGTCGCGGGCTAG
- a CDS encoding MarR family transcriptional regulator has protein sequence MAQPTRTAPASPERLPLNPRLEFMRLLWAVDHALQSASKRLESRAGVTGPQRLVLRIVGCFPQISAGELAEVLVTHPSTLSGVLKRLEARGYLERKADPSDARRAQLRLTRKGRSIDALRAGTVESSIQRLLSRTTEADLAAAGRVLQALAAELGPRR, from the coding sequence ATGGCCCAACCCACGCGCACCGCACCTGCATCGCCCGAGCGGCTCCCGCTCAACCCGCGGCTGGAGTTCATGCGCCTGCTCTGGGCGGTGGACCACGCGCTGCAGTCGGCGTCGAAGCGGCTCGAGTCGCGGGCGGGCGTGACCGGGCCGCAGCGGCTGGTGCTGCGCATCGTGGGCTGCTTTCCGCAGATCTCCGCGGGCGAGCTGGCCGAGGTGCTGGTCACGCACCCGAGCACGCTCTCGGGTGTGCTCAAGCGCCTCGAGGCCCGGGGGTACCTGGAGCGCAAGGCTGATCCCAGCGACGCCCGCCGCGCCCAGCTCCGGCTGACGCGGAAGGGCCGGTCCATCGACGCGCTCCGCGCCGGGACGGTGGAGTCTTCGATCCAGCGGCTCCTGTCGCGCACCACCGAGGCCGACCTGGCCGCCGCCGGGCGCGTGCTGCAGGCGCTCGCCGCCGAGCTCGGGCCGCGCCGCTAG
- a CDS encoding OmpA family protein, with product MKSGSVMFAAGLFGPLALGAAGCAHAPPPAPVEETHTQTVAAKPPPPPAPAPAPAEQDPDVAAMLRGDVLHFGFDQAELTDESRQRLQHVAEVMKSHGAVALTISGNTDERGTEEYNLALGQRRAEVARKYLVALGIEGARVKTVSYGKEKPAESGHDESAYQANRRDEVQVNHE from the coding sequence ATGAAGTCGGGCTCCGTGATGTTTGCTGCTGGGCTCTTCGGCCCGCTGGCCCTGGGCGCTGCCGGTTGCGCGCACGCGCCGCCGCCCGCGCCCGTCGAGGAAACGCACACCCAGACCGTCGCCGCCAAGCCGCCCCCGCCGCCCGCGCCGGCCCCCGCGCCCGCGGAGCAGGATCCCGACGTGGCCGCCATGCTCCGCGGCGACGTGCTGCACTTCGGCTTCGACCAGGCCGAGCTCACCGACGAGAGCCGCCAGCGCCTGCAGCACGTGGCCGAGGTGATGAAGTCGCACGGCGCGGTGGCGCTCACCATCTCCGGCAACACCGACGAGCGCGGGACCGAGGAGTACAACCTCGCCCTCGGCCAGCGCCGCGCCGAGGTGGCGCGCAAGTACCTCGTGGCCCTGGGCATCGAGGGCGCGCGCGTGAAGACCGTGAGCTACGGCAAGGAGAAGCCCGCCGAGTCCGGCCATGACGAGTCGGCCTACCAGGCGAACCGCCGCGACGAGGTGCAGGTCAATCACGAGTAG
- a CDS encoding NRDE family protein: MCTLAVAFAPNAELPLLAAANRDEALDRPATGPALREGPIRFIAPRDEKAGGTWLGLNARGLFVGITNRFGQRPDPARLSRGALVWESLGQPSAEALHRALSTLDGRRYNPFHLLYADRSGAFATWSDGDARRQIQLAPGLHVVTERSFDAVPVVERESLLRDAWAKANVHAPTELERLHDVMTLHDPETRIGGTCVHAEELNYGTRSSLLLALAREPGQSRFMWAEGRPCEHPHVDQPELLRELGI; the protein is encoded by the coding sequence ATGTGCACCCTGGCCGTCGCCTTCGCGCCGAACGCGGAGCTGCCTCTGCTCGCAGCCGCGAACCGCGACGAAGCGCTCGACCGTCCGGCCACCGGGCCCGCGCTGCGCGAGGGGCCCATCCGCTTCATCGCCCCGCGCGACGAGAAGGCCGGCGGCACCTGGCTCGGCCTGAACGCGCGCGGGCTCTTCGTGGGCATCACCAACCGCTTCGGCCAGCGGCCGGATCCCGCTCGGCTCTCGCGCGGCGCGCTGGTGTGGGAGTCGCTCGGCCAGCCCTCGGCCGAGGCGTTGCATCGCGCGCTCTCCACGCTCGACGGCCGCCGCTACAACCCCTTCCACCTTCTCTACGCGGATCGCTCGGGCGCGTTCGCCACCTGGAGCGACGGCGACGCACGCCGACAGATCCAGCTCGCGCCCGGGCTGCACGTGGTCACCGAGCGCAGCTTCGACGCGGTGCCTGTGGTGGAGCGCGAGTCCCTCCTCCGCGACGCCTGGGCCAAGGCCAACGTGCACGCCCCGACCGAGCTCGAGCGGCTCCACGACGTGATGACCCTCCACGATCCGGAGACGCGCATCGGCGGGACCTGCGTGCACGCCGAGGAGCTGAACTACGGCACCCGGAGCTCGCTGCTGCTGGCGCTCGCGCGCGAGCCCGGTCAGAGCCGCTTCATGTGGGCCGAAGGCCGGCCGTGCGAGCACCCGCACGTCGATCAGCCCGAGCTCTTGCGCGAACTCGGCATCTAG